The bacterium genome includes a region encoding these proteins:
- a CDS encoding CAP domain-containing protein has protein sequence MTKLSLYLATLLLGTNFSASTMPGTHPNSVTARMSAIERKYVDMTNAERWDRNLRVLSSNPLLVQVAREHSREMWEKNYFNHYSPTPGLRTPMDRYLHALGMTPTWAYLGENLFYCSVVDVERGQRALMNSPKHRKNILDPKFEQMGVGVYISPDGQFWITELFLAQID, from the coding sequence ATGACGAAACTATCGCTCTACTTGGCCACATTGCTTTTAGGTACCAATTTCTCCGCATCCACGATGCCGGGGACGCATCCTAACAGCGTCACGGCACGGATGTCGGCTATCGAACGCAAATATGTCGATATGACCAATGCGGAGCGATGGGACCGAAACTTGAGGGTGCTTTCGTCAAACCCTCTGCTTGTGCAAGTGGCTCGTGAGCATAGCAGGGAGATGTGGGAAAAGAATTATTTTAACCATTATTCTCCGACACCGGGTCTGAGGACCCCCATGGACAGGTATCTACATGCACTGGGCATGACGCCTACATGGGCATACCTTGGAGAAAATCTTTTTTATTGCTCAGTTGTTGATGTCGAGAGGGGGCAGAGAGCATTGATGAACTCGCCCAAACACCGGAAAAACATTCTCGACCCGAAATTTGAGCAGATGGGCGTCGGTGTATATATCTCCCCCGATGGGCAGTTCTGGATTACCGAGCTTTTCCTTGCGCAGATAGATTAG
- a CDS encoding M48 family metalloprotease — protein sequence MSLVALAMPIMVIAADIDSELGDNEVKLGKESAKEVAKNYKLSDNAADLKHLRDMGAKIASVANKTEINALYGSSKVTPFDYTFDIIEDKDINAFSVPGGHIYVYRGLLNFVQSDHELAGVVAHEIIHAAHHHMVYLLKKQATLNNQLAIALLATMIGGVRSADMQNVLMGVQLYQVAILNGYGQEAERDADNGGAILMQEAGYNPVGLLTFLERLAKRPELVDYGIYRSHPLDDERVKAAKAVIEGLGLPINRRQTTNAIVAQVTTNTVDDTQISDVSIDGKVIYRPAPTADKTSEVRAKETADRINKALDSNIQMYELSVDPLVGGVVARGEALLVVSEADGKLMDKTPAEISKEAAAAIRNVIWRQLVDTIH from the coding sequence GTGAGTTTAGTTGCATTGGCCATGCCGATTATGGTCATTGCAGCGGATATCGACTCCGAACTGGGTGATAATGAGGTCAAACTCGGCAAAGAGTCTGCCAAGGAAGTCGCCAAGAACTATAAGCTCAGTGACAATGCCGCCGACCTTAAACACCTGCGCGATATGGGCGCAAAGATCGCTTCCGTTGCAAATAAAACAGAGATTAATGCGCTCTACGGTTCCTCGAAAGTAACCCCGTTTGACTATACGTTCGACATTATCGAGGATAAAGACATCAATGCGTTCAGCGTGCCGGGCGGCCATATATATGTCTATCGCGGGCTGCTCAACTTCGTTCAGTCCGACCATGAACTGGCCGGGGTAGTCGCGCATGAAATAATACATGCCGCCCATCATCACATGGTCTATCTGCTTAAGAAACAGGCAACACTCAACAATCAGCTTGCAATTGCGCTGCTGGCGACAATGATAGGTGGAGTTAGAAGCGCCGATATGCAGAATGTGTTGATGGGTGTGCAGCTATATCAGGTAGCGATACTCAATGGGTATGGCCAGGAAGCTGAACGCGATGCTGATAATGGCGGTGCGATCCTCATGCAGGAAGCGGGCTATAATCCTGTGGGTCTGCTTACATTTTTGGAAAGACTTGCCAAACGCCCCGAGCTTGTCGACTACGGCATTTACCGCTCACACCCTCTTGATGATGAACGCGTAAAGGCTGCAAAAGCCGTTATCGAGGGTCTGGGCCTGCCTATAAACAGGCGTCAGACTACAAACGCAATCGTTGCACAGGTTACGACAAATACGGTTGATGACACTCAGATATCTGATGTCAGCATTGATGGAAAGGTCATATACCGTCCTGCCCCGACGGCAGACAAAACCTCTGAGGTGCGAGCAAAAGAAACAGCGGACAGAATCAACAAGGCTCTGGATTCCAACATACAGATGTATGAGTTGAGTGTGGACCCACTTGTTGGTGGAGTGGTGGCACGTGGGGAAGCGCTGTTGGTGGTCTCCGAAGCAGATGGAAAGTTGATGGACAAAACACCGGCGGAAATATCCAAAGAAGCAGCGGCAGCCATACGCAATGTGATCTGGCGTCAGCTTGTGGATACTATTCACTAG
- a CDS encoding TonB-dependent receptor yields the protein MRTYRIQLAVLILSITALVCAGVWVTAGTTGSVSGIVKDVKTGTPLSGANIIIAGTGLSTVTDENGRFVIANIPPGDYEITAQMVGYGTQTLADVQVIMDATASADFDMTQEVIEEEAVVITRPKPMINPEVVNTFNLVSVQQEPLTRTDPSSVRSAPGVLSTLPGVIVESDGSGQLHLRGGKYDQVGWYVEGIPITDPNIGTFGTDLLTTGLSKFQMYTGAFGAEYGNAISGALNEIKKTGATAPGMNFVAESGSDTYGSMIGEIGGGTAETFNYYVGANMQQTDLDAPFIKRFEYSDNVAKLVWPSKKDKVTLLAMQGSQYGGLDNYHTLDVYNNTIPSERDFVRQRYTLGGLEWSHNLSPASFVSVQPYYHFFTSITSAMGGSFDGAAQGADVWSKRKGIQAKYVNQLNAVHSFKMGGSIEQSNNYYYIAIPSYPYYESDVDTTQSGLYAEDQMKLSDQLTFSAGLRRDSIKYDRIGLAYVPGAGYSGDPVSDVTQAKTTPRLGMSYTPDETSAWKASWGKYAKFVPACSVQMRYIYPDENEPWLPGLGTSDPQTSTNYELTYEKQATDTLAWRATYFNNKFQNLNGCALLDSGLYQYVNLGEGKSNGMEFYVRKKMSDKWQGWLSYTYAKAKSNRDDIGITDQMYYTNWDQRNTISLVADYKNGTCSHSLRADYGSGRPDMVDTPDELAVQSRANPSVIVSYNLDIDLPEGSQLGDSLYLNVYNLLNNHQALQYKWDSGKRTRDSWVPSRSFALGITRSF from the coding sequence TTGAGAACATATCGCATTCAGCTTGCAGTGCTGATTCTAAGCATAACCGCTTTGGTATGTGCTGGTGTCTGGGTGACAGCAGGAACCACAGGTTCAGTCTCAGGCATTGTTAAAGATGTAAAAACCGGCACTCCGCTTTCCGGGGCAAACATTATCATTGCAGGAACAGGTCTGAGCACTGTAACCGATGAGAATGGAAGATTTGTCATTGCAAATATTCCGCCTGGCGACTATGAAATCACAGCACAAATGGTCGGTTACGGCACACAGACTCTGGCGGATGTGCAGGTGATAATGGATGCGACCGCTTCGGCTGACTTCGATATGACCCAAGAGGTAATCGAAGAAGAGGCAGTGGTAATAACCCGGCCTAAACCAATGATCAACCCTGAAGTGGTTAACACATTCAATCTCGTAAGTGTTCAGCAGGAGCCACTTACACGTACTGATCCATCCAGTGTTCGGAGTGCTCCGGGCGTGCTGAGCACTCTGCCGGGTGTAATCGTCGAGAGTGACGGCAGCGGACAGCTTCACCTCCGCGGCGGCAAGTATGACCAGGTAGGCTGGTATGTCGAAGGTATTCCTATCACTGATCCCAATATAGGCACATTCGGTACTGACCTTCTGACAACAGGTTTGAGCAAATTCCAGATGTATACAGGCGCGTTCGGAGCCGAATACGGCAATGCCATCTCCGGTGCTTTGAACGAGATCAAGAAAACAGGCGCCACTGCTCCGGGTATGAACTTTGTGGCCGAAAGCGGCAGCGATACATATGGATCCATGATTGGTGAGATCGGTGGAGGCACTGCTGAAACATTCAACTACTATGTAGGCGCAAACATGCAGCAAACAGACTTGGATGCGCCTTTTATCAAGAGGTTTGAGTACTCCGACAACGTCGCTAAGTTAGTATGGCCATCCAAAAAAGACAAAGTCACATTGCTTGCCATGCAGGGTTCGCAATACGGTGGATTGGATAATTATCACACACTTGATGTTTACAACAATACAATCCCATCTGAAAGAGACTTCGTGCGACAGCGCTACACTTTAGGCGGACTGGAATGGAGCCACAACCTCAGTCCGGCATCGTTTGTAAGCGTGCAGCCATACTATCATTTCTTTACCTCCATTACCAGTGCTATGGGCGGATCATTTGACGGCGCTGCCCAGGGAGCAGATGTATGGTCCAAGCGCAAAGGCATTCAGGCAAAATATGTAAACCAATTGAACGCAGTACATTCATTCAAGATGGGTGGCTCTATAGAACAATCGAACAACTATTATTATATCGCTATTCCCAGCTATCCATACTATGAATCGGATGTCGATACGACACAATCCGGTCTATATGCAGAAGACCAGATGAAACTGAGCGATCAACTTACATTCTCGGCGGGTCTGCGGCGTGACAGCATAAAATATGACCGCATAGGTCTGGCATATGTGCCGGGAGCTGGTTATAGTGGTGATCCTGTGTCTGATGTCACTCAAGCAAAGACCACCCCCAGACTCGGTATGTCGTATACTCCTGATGAGACTTCTGCCTGGAAGGCAAGCTGGGGTAAATACGCCAAGTTTGTGCCTGCATGTTCTGTGCAGATGAGATATATATATCCCGATGAGAATGAACCATGGCTTCCTGGGTTGGGTACATCCGATCCACAGACAAGCACCAACTATGAACTGACATATGAGAAACAGGCGACCGATACTCTTGCCTGGAGAGCAACCTACTTTAACAATAAATTCCAGAACCTCAACGGTTGTGCACTGCTGGATTCTGGGCTATATCAATACGTAAACCTGGGCGAGGGCAAGTCCAATGGTATGGAGTTCTATGTGCGTAAGAAGATGTCGGATAAATGGCAGGGATGGCTGTCTTACACATATGCCAAGGCAAAGTCAAACCGCGATGATATTGGAATAACCGACCAGATGTATTACACAAACTGGGACCAGAGGAACACCATATCGCTTGTAGCAGACTATAAGAACGGCACCTGCTCGCATAGTCTGCGTGCAGACTATGGCAGCGGCAGACCGGATATGGTTGATACTCCGGATGAATTGGCAGTTCAATCACGTGCAAACCCATCCGTAATCGTGAGCTATAACCTTGATATCGACCTGCCTGAGGGCTCGCAGCTTGGGGATTCGCTCTATCTGAATGTCTATAACTTGCTAAACAATCATCAGGCACTGCAGTATAAATGGGATTCAGGAAAGAGAACAAGGGACAGCTGGGTACCTTCAAGAAGCTTTGCCCTTGGGATCACAAGATCGTTCTAG
- a CDS encoding diguanylate cyclase — protein MNARAIKRVKVVIGLAACAAVIGILAVGDGYSRGWLGVCLWLGLAVLLCNQVDLSAAQCKSETDEKDASKQLADVYRSTAEALACAIAAKDSYEQDHVLRVKTICELVGRAMGLNENELNGIRIAALVHDVGKLGVPEYILLKPGPLDTEEFGKMRNHTTIGARILEQVEYPWNVTDMVRHHHENYDGSGYPDHLSAENIPVGSRIISVAEVYDSLVSTRCYKDGWSHEDAVEHIKKLSGAQFDPEVVAAFLDVADQVKDMDRQRRPLPSCEASTESFGAADLIAQANHELISIFEIAQTLSSTLELDEVLALLAHRTKRLSDAATCVVFLVDELHPHMLTARASAGRWNEIFKGASVKLGKGVTGKSAAHASTFVGNYDPNDLVLGMEGHIASNFKSSLVAPISSFGRVLGTINLYDDAPHAFSGDDLRTMTFVANTAAMAIQNASAFEQVRDSAVRDPLTGLHNGRYLRTYLERELRRASRRNGQLSVIGIDLENFKAVNDSLGHQRGDSVLKDAADIFVNQLRDYDQVFRNGGDEFVVVLPDTPASEAERIAKRIQQVVGQYAEQYTDNATMALFGASVGIATYPKDAGDLESLLDTADAAMYRDKRARKRGRLAA, from the coding sequence ATGAATGCAAGAGCAATAAAGCGAGTCAAGGTGGTCATTGGATTAGCGGCCTGTGCTGCGGTAATCGGCATCTTGGCTGTTGGTGATGGTTATAGCCGCGGTTGGCTGGGTGTATGTTTGTGGTTGGGACTGGCAGTTCTGCTGTGCAATCAGGTTGATTTGTCGGCTGCTCAGTGCAAATCCGAAACCGATGAAAAAGACGCCAGCAAGCAACTGGCGGATGTATATCGGAGCACTGCCGAAGCACTCGCCTGTGCGATAGCCGCCAAGGACTCATATGAGCAGGACCATGTCCTCAGAGTCAAAACGATCTGTGAGTTGGTCGGGCGTGCCATGGGCTTGAATGAAAATGAACTTAACGGCATTCGTATTGCAGCGCTTGTTCACGATGTTGGCAAGTTGGGCGTACCTGAATATATTCTGCTCAAGCCGGGGCCTCTGGATACGGAGGAATTCGGCAAGATGCGCAATCACACCACAATTGGTGCTCGCATACTTGAGCAGGTCGAATATCCATGGAATGTCACCGACATGGTGCGCCATCATCATGAGAACTATGACGGTTCCGGTTACCCGGACCATCTATCGGCTGAAAATATACCGGTTGGCTCTCGGATAATTTCCGTTGCGGAGGTCTATGACTCTCTTGTCTCGACTCGCTGTTATAAAGATGGATGGTCTCATGAGGATGCAGTAGAGCATATAAAGAAACTCTCTGGAGCGCAGTTTGACCCGGAAGTGGTTGCAGCGTTTCTCGATGTGGCTGATCAGGTGAAGGATATGGACAGACAGCGTAGACCACTGCCTTCGTGTGAGGCTTCAACCGAGAGTTTTGGAGCAGCAGACCTGATTGCCCAGGCTAATCATGAGCTAATATCGATTTTTGAGATAGCTCAAACTCTTTCGAGCACACTGGAGCTTGATGAGGTGCTGGCACTGTTGGCACACAGGACCAAAAGGCTCAGTGATGCAGCAACATGTGTTGTATTTCTTGTCGATGAGCTGCATCCTCATATGTTGACGGCCAGGGCGTCTGCTGGCCGCTGGAATGAGATATTCAAGGGTGCAAGTGTGAAGCTGGGAAAAGGTGTGACAGGAAAGTCTGCGGCGCATGCAAGCACATTTGTCGGCAACTATGATCCGAACGATCTGGTATTAGGTATGGAGGGCCATATTGCATCGAATTTCAAGTCATCTCTGGTGGCGCCGATATCCAGTTTTGGACGGGTTCTTGGGACAATCAATCTATATGATGATGCGCCTCATGCTTTTTCTGGCGATGATTTGCGCACGATGACATTTGTGGCAAACACTGCGGCAATGGCTATTCAGAACGCAAGCGCATTTGAACAAGTGAGAGACTCGGCTGTAAGAGACCCTCTGACGGGTTTACACAACGGCAGGTATTTGCGAACGTATTTGGAGCGGGAGCTTCGCCGGGCATCAAGACGAAATGGACAGCTCTCTGTTATCGGAATAGACCTTGAAAATTTCAAGGCAGTCAACGATTCTCTGGGGCATCAGAGGGGTGACAGTGTACTGAAAGATGCCGCCGACATATTTGTAAATCAGCTCAGGGATTATGACCAGGTGTTCCGCAACGGCGGTGACGAGTTTGTTGTAGTGCTGCCCGACACGCCCGCAAGTGAGGCGGAAAGAATAGCAAAGAGAATTCAGCAAGTTGTCGGGCAATACGCTGAGCAGTATACCGACAACGCCACCATGGCGCTGTTTGGCGCGAGTGTGGGGATCGCAACATATCCCAAAGATGCAGGTGATCTCGAATCGCTGCTTGATACAGCGGACGCGGCTATGTATAGGGACAAGCGCGCGCGAAAACGAGGTCGACTGGCTGCCTGA
- a CDS encoding GGDEF domain-containing protein, with amino-acid sequence MKKDSIQNIDACSNARASAGLTMFLICAAGLACVVCALFSSGLEWRILSLAVPAAAVTPFVAEVRNRWGNNTIYFSLTHSLLFAGVLALGPLGASLPAALGAAVRLAVESPSRKPLHKVLYSIVKPAGLCSFSSLVYVMLGGNIIRPQQVDSFVPLLCAAAVYIGANALLAAAGSKCRSSEPCSDNLPSTVGVAAGWSLCIFSGYALAVLYAIAPSYVLLALAAPAVLACGTLFAVSKKHEQPLDKAEQGQNDESQSKTESPKSDSAFIDPMTGLANRRYLELFLKNELNRSERAERPLSIAVFDLDEFKSRQNVKDEAAGEALAAMGEKLKAEVRDYDMVAKYSSTRLVAVFPEACAQEAEEIAQRLHDCVISTRLKKKPLSVSVGISTFPEHGSTTEDLINAAHRALNQGRFLGPNRVHSFRELQKAS; translated from the coding sequence ATGAAAAAAGACTCCATACAAAATATCGATGCATGTTCCAATGCGAGGGCATCGGCAGGATTGACAATGTTCCTGATTTGCGCCGCTGGGCTGGCGTGTGTTGTATGTGCACTTTTCAGCTCGGGTCTGGAGTGGCGCATTCTATCTTTAGCCGTGCCGGCAGCGGCAGTTACTCCTTTTGTGGCGGAGGTTCGCAATCGATGGGGAAATAACACAATATATTTTTCCCTCACTCACAGCCTGCTTTTTGCGGGTGTTCTTGCCTTAGGACCATTGGGAGCCTCGCTGCCCGCCGCGTTGGGAGCAGCCGTCCGGCTTGCAGTAGAAAGCCCTTCAAGGAAACCGCTTCACAAGGTTCTATATTCAATAGTCAAGCCTGCTGGCTTATGTTCATTTTCATCGCTTGTTTATGTGATGCTGGGAGGCAATATAATTCGGCCACAGCAGGTCGATTCATTTGTGCCGCTGCTTTGTGCCGCCGCGGTCTACATAGGTGCAAATGCACTGCTGGCTGCTGCCGGTTCTAAGTGCCGGTCCTCTGAGCCATGTTCGGATAATCTGCCAAGCACTGTTGGCGTTGCTGCCGGCTGGTCGCTGTGTATATTTTCAGGCTATGCTCTTGCCGTGCTATATGCGATAGCTCCATCTTATGTACTGCTGGCTCTGGCCGCTCCCGCAGTGCTTGCCTGTGGGACATTATTTGCTGTTTCAAAGAAACATGAGCAACCCTTGGACAAAGCTGAGCAAGGGCAAAACGACGAATCGCAGTCGAAAACCGAATCACCGAAATCTGACTCGGCTTTTATAGACCCAATGACCGGACTGGCCAACAGACGTTACCTGGAATTGTTCCTAAAGAACGAACTAAACCGTTCCGAACGAGCCGAAAGGCCGCTTTCGATTGCAGTTTTTGATCTTGATGAATTCAAGAGCAGGCAGAATGTAAAAGATGAAGCTGCCGGCGAAGCGCTGGCTGCAATGGGTGAAAAGCTCAAGGCTGAAGTGCGTGACTATGACATGGTCGCAAAATATTCCTCAACCAGGTTGGTGGCGGTGTTTCCGGAGGCTTGTGCACAAGAAGCTGAGGAGATCGCGCAGAGGCTGCATGACTGTGTGATAAGCACTAGACTCAAAAAGAAGCCACTGTCTGTGAGTGTGGGAATATCCACATTCCCTGAGCATGGATCGACTACCGAAGATCTTATAAACGCAGCACACCGCGCACTTAACCAGGGGCGATTCCTTGGTCCAAACCGCGTTCACAGCTTCCGAGAACTGCAGAAGGCGAGCTGA
- the metG gene encoding methionine--tRNA ligase: MSKDTYYITTPIYYVNNVPHVGNAYTTIIADVVARFHRLKGEKTFFLTGTDEHGTKVAEAAAERGIAVEKYVDGIAEDFKQVWKTLDIQYDDFIRTTELRHVSVVQKIFSSLLEKGDIYKGHYEGWYCVPCETFYAESELVDGNCPSCNRGVEWVQEENYYFRLSAYSERLLDHIEKHPGFLQPEFRKNEVVSFIKQGLRDISITRKGQGWGIEVPADPDNRIYVWFDALINYISAIGYGTDDELFNSLWPADIQLMAKDIFVRFHCTFWPAMLMALGLELPRVLFGHGYWTLDGEKISKSRGNAISPAQLANDLAAQSGADSKVCMDAIRYFLAREVTFGLDGDFSIASLKNRFNSDLANDLGNLLNRTLSMLGKYFDGSIPDPNGFSGGLKDVITQAAQTAEQNCDKLEFTRALEAVWQMIGAGNKYINDMKPWELDKQGKKDELAGVLYSALEVARAAAIMISPFMPSTAKEIARQIGIADTFSSLKWADITSSNSIAPGTRTQGPDPIFPRLDTKKKKEAVKVEEKPQEAKKTEDTISYDYFSKLQIRIAQVISAEKVEGADKLLRLQISLGDEERQIVAGIAQSYEPSSLVGRKIVLLANLEPAKIRGVVSNGMLLAASDEEGKAVLLQPEKDVLAGSKVR, encoded by the coding sequence ATGTCAAAGGATACTTACTACATAACAACACCGATTTACTATGTTAACAATGTCCCGCACGTCGGCAATGCTTATACAACCATCATCGCAGATGTCGTGGCGCGTTTTCACCGACTCAAGGGTGAGAAGACATTCTTTCTAACCGGCACAGATGAACATGGAACTAAAGTGGCGGAAGCTGCAGCGGAGAGAGGCATAGCAGTAGAAAAGTATGTTGACGGGATTGCTGAAGACTTCAAGCAAGTTTGGAAAACGCTCGACATACAATACGATGATTTCATCAGAACGACCGAGCTCAGACATGTCAGCGTAGTTCAAAAAATATTCAGTAGTCTGCTTGAAAAAGGCGACATATACAAAGGCCACTATGAGGGCTGGTACTGCGTGCCATGCGAAACGTTTTATGCTGAGAGTGAGTTGGTCGATGGCAATTGTCCGTCATGCAATCGAGGTGTTGAATGGGTCCAGGAAGAAAATTACTACTTTAGGCTGTCTGCATACAGCGAAAGACTACTTGATCACATCGAAAAACATCCCGGCTTTCTCCAACCCGAATTCCGTAAAAACGAGGTTGTTAGTTTTATCAAACAGGGACTGCGAGATATCTCCATTACCCGTAAGGGACAAGGCTGGGGAATAGAAGTGCCGGCGGACCCGGACAACAGGATATACGTCTGGTTTGACGCGCTGATCAACTATATAAGCGCAATCGGCTATGGCACAGATGATGAGCTTTTCAACTCGCTATGGCCTGCAGACATACAGCTTATGGCCAAAGATATTTTTGTACGGTTCCACTGCACATTTTGGCCTGCGATGCTCATGGCTCTGGGTCTCGAGTTACCAAGGGTTCTTTTCGGCCATGGCTACTGGACATTGGATGGAGAGAAGATTTCCAAGTCCAGGGGCAATGCGATATCTCCGGCTCAGCTTGCAAATGATCTTGCCGCTCAGTCAGGTGCAGACAGCAAAGTCTGCATGGACGCGATTCGATATTTTCTCGCGCGAGAGGTGACATTCGGGCTTGATGGCGACTTCTCGATCGCGTCTCTAAAAAACAGGTTCAATTCGGACCTTGCCAATGACCTCGGCAACCTCTTGAACCGCACACTCAGCATGCTTGGTAAATACTTTGATGGTTCGATACCGGACCCGAATGGCTTTTCTGGTGGATTGAAAGATGTCATAACGCAGGCTGCGCAAACGGCGGAGCAAAACTGCGATAAGCTTGAGTTCACTCGCGCACTGGAAGCTGTATGGCAGATGATTGGCGCCGGAAACAAATATATAAACGATATGAAGCCATGGGAGCTTGATAAGCAGGGCAAAAAAGATGAACTCGCCGGTGTGCTCTACTCCGCTCTCGAAGTAGCGCGGGCGGCGGCGATTATGATATCGCCTTTTATGCCCTCGACGGCGAAAGAGATAGCTCGCCAGATCGGAATAGCGGATACGTTCAGTTCACTGAAGTGGGCAGATATCACTTCGTCCAACTCTATTGCACCTGGCACCCGCACTCAGGGACCCGACCCTATATTCCCGAGGCTCGATACAAAAAAGAAGAAAGAGGCTGTTAAGGTGGAAGAAAAACCGCAGGAAGCTAAGAAGACCGAAGATACTATATCCTATGATTATTTCAGCAAGCTGCAGATACGGATTGCGCAAGTGATATCAGCGGAGAAGGTCGAGGGGGCAGACAAACTCCTCAGACTGCAGATAAGCCTTGGTGACGAGGAGCGTCAGATAGTGGCGGGAATAGCTCAGAGTTATGAACCGTCTTCACTCGTGGGCAGAAAGATCGTGCTGCTGGCCAATCTTGAACCCGCCAAGATAAGAGGCGTTGTATCGAATGGCATGCTTTTGGCTGCGTCGGACGAAGAAGGCAAGGCAGTCCTGCTCCAACCTGAAAAGGATGTTCTTGCTGGATCGAAAGTAAGATAA
- a CDS encoding N-acetylmuramoyl-L-alanine amidase has product MKRVIMASVMLLSLVCATILSANAGLIPVRILLGGREAALAPSPVWDGTRVLAPLGILSALGASYSSSTDPGKIMVISSSGKAGEIETVDVNKTKMLPMDKVLAVVGGQSSWDSDAKALNLTALVQSVEFVDETLKVNCSFPAAYTVKPWISANKLIVDIPYARLDSDAREIYIGTDKILRARLGSQDGIARVVLDMEKNVPYKVISDPVASQIQVKVSESLPKPISQQPKSGSKSQFSITGLRVDPRDNDGFDLIISTDRKGSASIKYDVSPAQIGVVLPGCILEESECAGSSSLLKDIKVDNSNPNKPNMTLQLKKVMAYSLRTEESQMVLSVRPPDHSGGKLADKLVVIDPGHGGNQPGAKWGSIVEKDINVKIADELADALRQQGAKVILTRTSDVFMSLAARPEVAIKNNADFFISIHCNSNGESNSASGIETYYHKYEPSPMALAYAVHTGVCAATGMCDRRPRSDKTLYESGLGVLKRLENTGLPGILLECGYLNTAADRDRLLDTNYRKKLASGIVTGLKSYIEGTPVEVRQ; this is encoded by the coding sequence ATGAAGCGAGTGATAATGGCATCAGTAATGCTCCTTAGCCTGGTGTGCGCCACGATCCTCAGCGCCAACGCCGGACTGATCCCGGTTCGCATATTGCTGGGAGGCAGGGAGGCCGCGCTTGCGCCTTCTCCGGTATGGGACGGCACTCGTGTCTTGGCTCCACTTGGAATTTTGAGTGCACTCGGAGCAAGTTACTCATCATCGACAGACCCCGGCAAGATAATGGTGATCTCCTCAAGCGGCAAGGCTGGAGAGATCGAGACAGTAGATGTAAACAAAACAAAAATGCTGCCTATGGACAAGGTTCTTGCTGTTGTGGGTGGTCAGTCCAGTTGGGATAGTGATGCAAAGGCACTTAACCTGACAGCACTTGTGCAATCTGTTGAGTTTGTAGATGAGACCTTGAAAGTTAACTGCAGCTTCCCCGCAGCATACACTGTTAAGCCTTGGATAAGCGCCAACAAGCTGATTGTCGATATTCCATATGCCAGACTGGACTCTGATGCAAGGGAAATTTATATCGGAACGGACAAAATCCTGCGAGCAAGGCTGGGCAGCCAGGACGGCATCGCTCGTGTCGTGCTGGATATGGAAAAGAACGTCCCATATAAAGTCATAAGCGATCCTGTGGCGTCTCAGATCCAGGTCAAAGTGTCCGAGAGTCTTCCCAAGCCCATCTCGCAGCAGCCAAAGAGTGGAAGCAAGTCACAATTTTCCATAACCGGGCTTAGAGTCGATCCTCGTGATAATGACGGCTTTGATCTTATTATCTCCACTGATAGAAAAGGTTCCGCATCGATCAAGTATGATGTTTCTCCGGCCCAAATAGGTGTTGTTCTGCCTGGTTGTATCTTGGAAGAATCGGAATGCGCCGGTTCCAGCTCACTGCTCAAAGACATAAAGGTTGATAATAGCAACCCCAACAAACCAAATATGACACTACAACTCAAGAAAGTTATGGCATATTCCCTGCGGACAGAAGAATCACAAATGGTGCTCTCTGTTCGCCCACCTGATCACTCCGGTGGAAAGCTTGCGGATAAGTTGGTTGTGATTGATCCGGGTCATGGCGGAAACCAGCCGGGTGCAAAATGGGGCAGCATTGTGGAAAAAGACATAAACGTAAAGATAGCTGATGAGCTTGCAGATGCTCTACGCCAACAGGGTGCAAAAGTGATATTGACTCGCACCAGTGATGTGTTCATGAGCTTGGCCGCTAGACCGGAAGTAGCTATAAAGAACAATGCGGACTTTTTCATCAGCATTCACTGCAATTCCAACGGAGAATCCAATTCTGCCAGTGGAATCGAGACATATTACCATAAATACGAACCAAGCCCAATGGCGCTTGCATATGCCGTACACACCGGGGTATGTGCTGCAACAGGTATGTGTGACAGGCGTCCTCGCAGCGACAAAACGCTCTATGAATCCGGCTTGGGTGTACTCAAGAGGCTTGAAAACACCGGATTGCCCGGCATATTGCTGGAATGCGGTTACCTGAATACTGCAGCCGACCGGGATAGATTGCTGGATACCAATTATCGGAAGAAACTGGCATCTGGAATTGTTACAGGACTGAAATCTTACATTGAAGGCACTCCCGTTGAAGTGAGGCAATAG